Proteins co-encoded in one Bacillus kexueae genomic window:
- a CDS encoding ArsR/SmtB family transcription factor yields the protein MKTPYHPPIDSIPFTRVLHALSEPNRLKIIRCLHENIENNCTAYTIKLDLPKSTVSHHIKVLREAGLIQARIDGKEHYYSLRKEEVENRFPGLLSAVVNVKEEDL from the coding sequence ATGAAAACTCCATATCATCCACCAATTGATAGCATCCCTTTCACGAGGGTTTTACATGCACTAAGTGAACCAAATCGGTTGAAGATAATTCGATGTTTACATGAAAACATCGAAAATAATTGTACCGCCTATACGATTAAACTAGACTTACCAAAGTCTACAGTCTCTCACCACATTAAAGTGTTGCGAGAAGCTGGTTTAATACAGGCGAGGATTGATGGAAAGGAGCATTATTATTCATTGAGAAAAGAGGAAGTGGAAAATCGCTTCCCTGGGCTACTTTCAGCCGTCGTCAATGTGAAAGAAGAAGATTTATAA
- a CDS encoding winged helix-turn-helix transcriptional regulator has protein sequence MSAEIKEVPKLFLNRYSCPVEGTVDVIGGKWKSVIIYHLLDGKKRFNELKKLNLGITQRMLTLQLRELEADGIVHREVYPIVPPKVEYSLTDFGRSLEPIILLMREWGTQNMEKVIRNRESYE, from the coding sequence ATGAGTGCAGAAATAAAAGAAGTTCCAAAGTTATTTTTAAATCGTTACTCGTGTCCTGTTGAAGGTACGGTAGATGTGATCGGTGGAAAGTGGAAGAGTGTAATTATTTATCACTTACTTGATGGGAAGAAGCGTTTCAATGAGCTGAAAAAGTTAAATTTAGGTATTACACAAAGAATGTTGACCTTGCAATTAAGAGAGTTAGAAGCGGATGGGATTGTACACAGAGAAGTATATCCTATAGTGCCACCGAAAGTCGAATATTCATTAACAGATTTCGGGAGATCGTTAGAACCAATCATTTTATTGATGCGTGAATGGGGAACGCAAAATATGGAGAAAGTAATCCGAAATCGTGAAAGTTATGAGTAA
- a CDS encoding DMT family transporter has protein sequence MSRGLFSFLVVLTTALMGSSFAIGKIGMNYSTPLLLNGYRFLIAGVLLGVIVILFKRPLPKQMTQWIQIVLIGFFQTTLVMGSIFISMRTITAGESSILTFINPLFVVLFGTVFLRNRYKVSQWIGVIIGFVGVFFTLGGSLQVEVGIILGFIAAISWATATILIKIWGKSIDTWVLTAFQMLAGGILLLGASVLLEQPKFIVQPESIMILIWLSVMASIVQFSAWFFLLQKGDPGKTSAFLFLAPFFGVIFGILLLNEPLTYNVMFGGVFILLGIFLVNWSPSSANQKLELKG, from the coding sequence ATGTCCAGAGGACTTTTTTCATTTTTAGTGGTATTAACGACGGCATTAATGGGTTCCTCTTTCGCAATTGGAAAGATTGGAATGAACTACTCCACTCCGCTGCTTCTCAATGGCTATCGATTTTTAATCGCAGGAGTTTTGCTAGGAGTTATCGTTATTCTATTCAAACGCCCACTCCCAAAACAAATGACACAATGGATACAAATAGTTTTAATTGGCTTTTTTCAAACGACGTTAGTAATGGGCAGTATATTTATTAGTATGCGTACGATTACAGCGGGCGAATCTTCTATCTTAACGTTTATAAATCCGTTATTTGTTGTGCTTTTTGGCACTGTTTTTTTACGAAATCGTTATAAAGTTTCTCAATGGATAGGAGTCATAATCGGCTTTGTTGGTGTCTTTTTTACTTTAGGGGGATCGTTACAGGTGGAAGTTGGGATAATCCTTGGTTTCATTGCGGCGATTTCATGGGCTACTGCCACTATTCTGATTAAGATATGGGGAAAATCTATAGATACTTGGGTGCTAACGGCCTTTCAAATGTTAGCAGGTGGTATTTTACTTTTAGGTGCGAGTGTGTTGCTAGAACAGCCTAAATTTATTGTTCAACCTGAATCCATAATGATTTTAATATGGTTATCTGTGATGGCTTCTATCGTTCAATTTTCAGCATGGTTTTTCCTTTTACAAAAAGGGGACCCAGGCAAGACAAGTGCATTTTTATTTTTAGCACCCTTTTTCGGTGTTATCTTTGGGATTCTTTTATTAAACGAGCCATTAACATATAACGTCATGTTTGGAGGAGTTTTTATTCTCCTTGGAATTTTCCTTGTAAATTGGAGCCCTAGTTCCGCAAACCAAAAGTTAGAGTTAAAAGGGTAA
- a CDS encoding putative quinol monooxygenase, with amino-acid sequence MKNIVINAILRAKEGKEEALFQVMKSIVPLSRAEQGCIQYTLHVHDTDPRTFVFYEIWEHEEALEAHIQSEHYLKYRKQIEGIVEKRDLFKLRVWKA; translated from the coding sequence GTGAAGAATATTGTTATAAATGCCATTTTACGAGCGAAAGAAGGAAAAGAAGAAGCGTTGTTTCAAGTGATGAAATCAATCGTTCCTCTTTCGCGGGCAGAACAAGGGTGTATTCAATACACCTTACATGTACATGATACAGACCCTCGTACGTTTGTTTTTTATGAAATATGGGAACATGAAGAAGCGCTTGAAGCGCATATTCAATCGGAACATTATTTAAAATATCGGAAGCAAATAGAGGGAATCGTGGAGAAACGTGACTTGTTCAAGTTAAGAGTATGGAAAGCGTAA
- a CDS encoding NAD(P)H-dependent oxidoreductase: MKNILIINGHEYYDFAKGELNKTLFHEMVATLSQKYEVKTTVVQEGYDVKEEQEKFKCADVVIYQTPMYWFSLPALFKKYIDEVYEYGVFFGGPESQYGEGGLMKGKKYMFSTTWNAPAYAFNDEATFFKGEDIEGALAHLHNMQRYVGMEPLKSFSVHDVIKNPQVDTFIEQLHSHLKNVFNV, translated from the coding sequence ATGAAAAATATTTTAATTATTAATGGGCATGAGTACTATGATTTTGCTAAGGGTGAGCTTAATAAAACGTTATTTCATGAAATGGTAGCAACGTTATCCCAAAAATATGAAGTGAAAACAACCGTCGTTCAAGAAGGATATGATGTAAAAGAAGAACAAGAAAAATTCAAATGTGCGGATGTTGTCATTTATCAAACACCGATGTATTGGTTCTCCCTTCCAGCTCTATTTAAAAAATATATTGATGAAGTATATGAGTACGGCGTATTTTTCGGTGGACCTGAGAGTCAATACGGTGAGGGCGGATTAATGAAAGGTAAAAAATATATGTTTTCAACAACTTGGAATGCACCTGCTTACGCATTTAACGATGAGGCTACTTTCTTTAAAGGAGAGGACATCGAAGGAGCACTTGCTCACCTTCATAACATGCAAAGATATGTTGGCATGGAACCATTAAAAAGCTTTAGTGTACATGATGTCATTAAAAATCCACAGGTTGATACGTTTATCGAGCAATTACACTCACACCTTAAAAATGTATTTAACGTATAA
- a CDS encoding NAD(P)H-dependent oxidoreductase, translating into MTTVKNIEEKKQEILEAFSFRHACKEFDENQKISDSDFEFILETGRMSPSSFGYEPWKFVVIQNQELREKLLPVAWGAQGQLKTASHFVLVLSRNIKDMHFDSEYIKYMMNDVMEIPEEGQKMRYEFYKKFQESDFNLLESDRAVFEWASRQSYIALGNMMTSAAQIGIDSCPIEGFDKEKVEAILKEEGIIADNFELSVMAAFGYRKGAPMFAKTRKQMNEIVEWVK; encoded by the coding sequence ATGACAACAGTAAAAAATATCGAGGAGAAAAAACAGGAAATTTTAGAAGCATTCAGCTTCCGCCACGCTTGCAAAGAATTTGATGAAAATCAAAAAATTTCAGACAGTGATTTTGAATTTATTTTAGAAACAGGTCGTATGTCTCCATCTTCTTTCGGATATGAGCCGTGGAAATTCGTTGTGATTCAAAACCAAGAACTACGTGAGAAGCTATTACCGGTTGCTTGGGGAGCACAAGGACAGTTAAAAACAGCAAGTCATTTCGTCTTAGTTCTTTCGCGTAACATAAAAGACATGCATTTTGATTCTGAATACATTAAATATATGATGAATGATGTGATGGAGATTCCTGAAGAAGGACAAAAAATGCGATATGAATTCTATAAAAAATTCCAAGAATCTGATTTCAATTTATTAGAATCCGACCGCGCCGTATTTGAATGGGCTTCAAGACAATCATACATCGCTTTAGGAAACATGATGACAAGTGCCGCTCAAATCGGAATTGATTCATGCCCAATTGAAGGATTCGACAAGGAAAAAGTTGAAGCTATTTTAAAAGAAGAAGGAATTATTGCGGATAACTTTGAACTATCAGTAATGGCTGCTTTCGGGTATCGTAAAGGAGCACCGATGTTTGCAAAAACACGTAAACAAATGAACGAAATTGTTGAATGGGTAAAATAA
- a CDS encoding type 1 glutamine amidotransferase domain-containing protein has translation MAKHILMVVTTARKMDQEHSTGLWLSEFAEPFIEFKKLGYEITVASPKGGKAPIDERSLGEIEQEILDTAVYLEDTVKLEDIESHEAYDAIFLPGGHGTMFDFPDNRKLQALIRDFYESNKVVAAVCHGPAGLVGVTLSDGTPLVKGKTVTSFTDEEERATTLDRFMPFMLETRLRELGAQFVAAEKWADHCEVDGKLITGQNPQSTVRVAQEVVKQLG, from the coding sequence ATGGCAAAGCATATTTTAATGGTCGTAACAACGGCAAGAAAGATGGATCAAGAACATTCAACAGGATTATGGCTCTCCGAATTCGCGGAACCATTTATTGAATTTAAGAAGTTAGGATATGAGATTACGGTGGCAAGTCCAAAAGGAGGAAAAGCCCCTATCGATGAGCGCAGCCTTGGTGAGATAGAGCAAGAAATCTTAGATACGGCCGTTTATTTAGAAGATACGGTGAAACTTGAGGATATTGAATCACATGAAGCATACGATGCGATTTTCTTACCGGGGGGACATGGTACGATGTTTGACTTCCCAGATAACCGGAAGCTTCAGGCGTTAATTCGAGATTTTTATGAATCCAATAAAGTAGTAGCTGCTGTGTGTCACGGTCCTGCTGGTTTAGTTGGTGTAACATTATCCGATGGGACACCTCTCGTAAAAGGAAAGACGGTTACTTCATTTACGGATGAAGAGGAAAGAGCAACGACACTTGATCGCTTCATGCCTTTTATGTTAGAAACACGTTTACGTGAATTAGGAGCTCAATTCGTAGCGGCTGAAAAATGGGCAGATCATTGTGAAGTGGATGGAAAACTAATTACTGGCCAAAATCCACAATCAACTGTTCGTGTTGCGCAAGAAGTAGTAAAACAATTGGGCTAG
- a CDS encoding GGDEF domain-containing protein, translated as MFQALLSNIAILLFMHLCIQSLYINQQLKAIQKPLLPALHILITSAAIISMYYMPIFSGEYRFDLRTIPMTFIAFLHGPKFAIPTLIVTSLWRLGLGGPGAVPGVLFGLLFPTIIALSVYYFAPVKKLSFSEAFVIFTLFWLAGDIPIIFALPNGWTVFQEIALTRFLSFQIGAITLYYFISLTTKHMELVSRLEQFADRDPLTGLYNIRKFVEIVEMKKQENTYIAMLDIDFFKNVNDNYGHQNGDKVLSDFASILKTYSRKEIEIGRYGGEEFIMSISAPNPLKALELVNNLRQQIEEHIFYSIDQKPLHTITVSIGIAPLLINESIEESIYKADRCLYQAKLQGRNQIVNSDGNT; from the coding sequence ATGTTTCAAGCTCTTCTATCGAATATCGCTATTTTGCTTTTTATGCATTTATGTATCCAAAGTTTGTATATTAATCAGCAGCTAAAAGCCATTCAAAAGCCTCTTCTACCTGCTTTACACATACTCATCACCTCAGCCGCTATCATTTCCATGTATTATATGCCTATCTTTTCAGGTGAATATCGTTTTGATTTGCGTACCATTCCAATGACCTTTATTGCCTTTTTACACGGACCAAAATTTGCGATTCCAACATTGATTGTAACTTCTCTTTGGCGCTTAGGACTTGGAGGTCCAGGAGCTGTACCAGGTGTTTTATTCGGATTACTTTTTCCAACCATTATCGCTCTTTCCGTTTATTACTTTGCCCCAGTCAAAAAATTATCCTTTTCAGAAGCATTCGTGATTTTCACACTGTTTTGGTTAGCGGGCGATATTCCTATTATTTTCGCATTACCAAACGGGTGGACTGTATTTCAAGAAATAGCTCTTACTCGCTTTCTTTCATTTCAAATTGGGGCAATAACCCTTTATTATTTTATTTCATTAACTACAAAACACATGGAGCTCGTCTCTAGGCTCGAACAATTTGCAGATCGAGATCCATTAACGGGGTTATACAACATTCGAAAGTTTGTCGAAATCGTTGAAATGAAAAAGCAAGAAAACACTTATATCGCTATGCTAGATATCGACTTTTTCAAAAATGTAAATGATAATTACGGTCATCAAAATGGGGATAAAGTTCTTTCCGATTTTGCATCCATCTTGAAAACATATAGCAGAAAAGAAATTGAAATTGGTCGGTACGGTGGAGAAGAATTTATTATGAGTATTTCAGCTCCAAACCCTTTAAAAGCACTTGAATTGGTAAACAATTTGCGTCAACAAATAGAGGAACATATATTTTATTCTATTGACCAAAAACCTCTCCACACCATTACTGTCTCAATTGGTATTGCTCCTCTTCTCATAAATGAAAGCATTGAAGAGTCCATTTACAAGGCAGACCGATGCTTATATCAAGCAAAACTTCAAGGGAGAAACCAAATTGTTAACTCAGACGGGAATACATGA